Proteins encoded within one genomic window of Brassica rapa cultivar Chiifu-401-42 chromosome A09, CAAS_Brap_v3.01, whole genome shotgun sequence:
- the LOC103838117 gene encoding probable WRKY transcription factor 56 yields MEGIDNTHSMLTLEEGENNPFSSFDDKQLMMMMVPSLMFSGDMGTSSCSPASFHMSSQPENFQGGGGGEAMEMEGLNDHNNKGKGKRSSALQRIAFHTRSDDDVLDDGYRWRKYGQKSVKNNAHPRSYYRCTYHTCNVKKQVQRLAKDPKVVVTTYEGVHNHPCEKLMETLSPLLRQLQFLTRVSDL; encoded by the exons ATGGAAGGGATAGACAACACACACTCGATGTTAACACTAGAAGAAGGCGAAAACAaccctttttcttcttttgacgACAAACAgttaatgatgatgatggttcCTTCCTTAATGTTTTCCGGCGATATGGGCACATCTTCTTGTTCTCCAGCGAGTTTTCATATGTCTTCTCAGCCAGAGAACTTTcaaggcggaggaggaggagaggcgATGGAGATGGAAGGATTAAATGATCACAATAATAAAGGGAAAGGCAAGAGATCGTCGGCCTTGCAGAGAATTGCGTTTCATACGAGGAGCGATGATGATGTTCTTGATGATGGTTATCGGTGGAGAAAATACGGTCAAAAATCTGTCAAAAACAATGCTCATCCCAG GAGCTATTACAGATGCACGTACCATACATGCAACGTGAAGAAACAAGTGCAAAGATTGGCAAAAGATCCAAAAGTTGTCGTAACAACCTACGAAGGTGTTCACAATCATCCTTGTGAGAAGCTAATGGAGACTCTTAGTCCTCTCCTTCGGCAACTTCAGTTCCTCACCAGAGTTTCTgatttgtaa